In Bacteroidota bacterium, the genomic stretch GTATTTAAATTTCCCTGAAGAATTGGCCGGAAAAAGGAATGTTAGGATAACTGCATTAAAGAAGGTTTCAAAACCAAAGAAATAATAATTTTCAATTTACTCTCGCGATCGGGTTGGCCAGATTAGAGTATTCCATCAGGTCCATTTTAACAGAGCCCACTAATATTTTAGCCTGCGCGCGAACAGGGATATGGTTTTTATCATCAGTGATCCAGACGTTAAGGTCCTCTTCATGTTTGAATATTCTGCCCTTTTGTAAGATCGGGCGGAACTTCAGGCATTTTATTTTCCCAACATCGGAGTCGATTGTTTCACGTCCAATATATCTTATTTTAACTGTAAATACTTCTTTGTCAACAAAGCTGTTTATGGTAAATACATCACCCTCTTTGGCCTTAGAATAATCAAGACAACGGGCATAAAAAAATGCCGATGTCATATCCTGGCAATATTCGGGGATGTCATATACGGCATTATTTCCTACATCCACTTTCTTTTTGTAATGGTTAAAAATATAATCTTGATTAATGGTGTAGCCACCTTCATTCACACGTCGTATAAATATCCAGGGGGCAAGCGCTTCTTCGTCAATATATGATTCATAACGATCGCGTATTTTGAAAAAGAAATCCACTGAGCCTTTCGTTTCTCCGGTGCCAACAACGTGATATGTTTTACGTCCTCCGATTTCGCGTGCTTCATCTTTCACTTCAATGGTTACAATGCCGGCATCGAGCCAGCCATAGTGCATCCGGTATTTAAGCGTTTCACCCCTTTTAAAGGCATCATGCTTATAGGTGCGTAAGGTCTCATCTTTAGCCGGAATTTCTACCTGGGAAAAAGCGGTAGGATCTAGCCTGAAAGCAAGGCCGGCAAAAAGTACAATTGCTAAAAAAAGGCTTAAAACAATACGGTTCATGTTGATTATGTTCCCAAAACTCATGCCAATTATAATGCTTTTACCTTAAATTTACTTTATATAGCGTTTTGGCGTTTTTATTGTCAATGCACGATGCATCGTACCTATTTGTTTGGGTGAAAAATACGATGATGACTGAAACCCGCCCATTATATTATTTGTTCGCCGATCATTTGCAGAGGAAAACGTATCAAAGCCCCAGGAGTGCGCAGCGTCTGTTACCAGGTGAGGACAATTGCCTGGCCAGGGGCCGAAAATATCATCTAAGTACTCAGTATCCTCTGCTGATGTCGCGCAATTGGGTGAGGCACCCCCTCCCATATATGTATGAACCAGATCGAAAGCGTGACCAAACTCATGCGCCATGTTTGTTGCGGCTGCAAAATCGCCTACCGTTTTCCCGTTGTTATAAAAATTGAGTGAAATAACAAACATGTCATCATTTAAATTTTTGGTAGGCAGAGAAGAAAGCCCCGAAGCAGTCCCCAATTTACCGTTGGTAAAACAAACATTAAGTTGATCCATACGTTTGGGATCAGTTTTTTTTATTTCCTGTAATAGTTCGTAAGAATTTATGGAATTTATAAGACCTGAGTTTTTATAATAGAATATTCCGTTCAATTCAAATTGTATGTGAGTTTTGTGCAGCTCAATTACGCCGGCAATAGGATCGGAGGGAGGAGGATTGTTTCCGTATATTCCATTTAGCCAATTGAACATATTGTTGAGCCTTTCAATATCGGCAGGGACATTGCGAAAGTTCCCGTTTCCACTGTCGTCCTGGAAAATATTAAAATTGATCCTGATCGTTTTTGCCGGATCGGTTTCTTTCGGAATATAAAACGCAAT encodes the following:
- a CDS encoding DUF3108 domain-containing protein, encoding MNRIVLSLFLAIVLFAGLAFRLDPTAFSQVEIPAKDETLRTYKHDAFKRGETLKYRMHYGWLDAGIVTIEVKDEAREIGGRKTYHVVGTGETKGSVDFFFKIRDRYESYIDEEALAPWIFIRRVNEGGYTINQDYIFNHYKKKVDVGNNAVYDIPEYCQDMTSAFFYARCLDYSKAKEGDVFTINSFVDKEVFTVKIRYIGRETIDSDVGKIKCLKFRPILQKGRIFKHEEDLNVWITDDKNHIPVRAQAKILVGSVKMDLMEYSNLANPIARVN